From Synoicihabitans lomoniglobus, the proteins below share one genomic window:
- a CDS encoding DUF7010 family protein, with product MYNPTSALSLEVQWQQFAASRFNTMPIAGTMAWSIIGIASLVLPPHFANLVIFIATGSIFYLALGLAKITGEDLLGKKRPGNFFDRIFLSCVFMACLVYAIAIPFFFIDRSSLPLTVGILTGLMWIPFSIIVRHWVGLFHGITRTALIVVAWYLIPEYRTAAISAIIVGVYAITLVVLRQRHRAFHAAAAQP from the coding sequence ATGTATAACCCCACCTCAGCGCTTTCCCTCGAAGTCCAGTGGCAGCAGTTCGCTGCCTCGCGTTTCAACACCATGCCGATCGCCGGCACCATGGCATGGAGCATTATCGGGATCGCTTCTCTGGTGCTGCCGCCTCACTTCGCGAACTTGGTCATTTTCATCGCGACCGGCTCCATATTTTACCTCGCGCTCGGGCTGGCCAAGATCACCGGCGAAGACCTGTTGGGGAAGAAACGACCGGGCAACTTCTTCGACCGGATCTTTCTTTCCTGCGTTTTCATGGCCTGCCTGGTCTACGCCATCGCCATCCCGTTTTTCTTTATCGACCGCAGTTCCCTTCCGCTGACCGTCGGTATCCTGACCGGGTTGATGTGGATTCCGTTTTCCATCATCGTGCGCCACTGGGTCGGTCTGTTTCACGGTATCACGCGCACAGCGCTGATTGTCGTAGCCTGGTATTTGATCCCTGAATACCGAACAGCCGCCATCTCCGCCATCATCGTCGGCGTTTACGCGATCACCCTCGTTGTGCTGCGACAACGCCACCGCGCGTTTCACGCCGCTGCCGCGCAACCGTAG
- a CDS encoding MBL fold metallo-hydrolase → MKIKVLGAAGGQVTGSCYLVSTSQARILVDCGMFQGSREAEDLNRALPVEGIAQLDAIVVTHAHLDHTGRLPVLVKHGYTGPIFLTPATKELMMIILEDSARIQLSDNERTNRKRQRAGEDPIEPLYEPDHVEPVRNLAREVTLHEFVEVAPGIRARYFEAGHMLGSTSIELEITDAGVTKSVVFSGDLGPANRPMLRDFESMCCADLVIMESTYGDHNHQPYDKTVAEFEAIVKKVAEARGKILVPTFAVGRSQQIIYHLAVMFHERKVETFPIFLDSPMAIKATEVYREHPELFDDEMQAHRDAGLFPISGGFFKPTITADESKALNHVGGPCAILAGAGMCNAGRILHHLKQNLWKPDTHVLIVGYQGNGTLGRRLVNGEPHVKIHGEKIAVRAQVHTMGGFSAHADQADLLRWFATLASDQPRLVLTHGEDIARETLRGIVNQKFGIEATLPALGEEIDL, encoded by the coding sequence ATGAAAATCAAAGTCCTCGGTGCCGCCGGTGGCCAGGTCACTGGCTCTTGTTATCTCGTTTCCACCAGCCAAGCTCGCATTCTCGTGGACTGCGGCATGTTCCAGGGCTCGCGCGAAGCCGAGGATCTCAACCGAGCCCTGCCCGTCGAAGGCATTGCCCAGCTCGACGCCATCGTGGTGACGCACGCCCATCTGGACCACACCGGTCGTTTGCCCGTGCTCGTGAAACACGGCTACACCGGCCCGATCTTCCTTACTCCCGCCACGAAGGAACTGATGATGATCATCCTCGAGGACTCCGCGCGTATCCAGCTCAGCGACAACGAGCGCACCAACCGGAAGCGTCAGCGCGCCGGCGAAGATCCGATCGAACCACTCTACGAACCCGATCACGTCGAACCGGTCCGCAACCTCGCTCGTGAGGTGACGCTGCACGAATTTGTAGAGGTCGCTCCCGGCATTCGGGCGCGCTATTTCGAGGCCGGTCACATGCTGGGTTCGACCAGCATCGAGCTGGAGATAACCGACGCCGGCGTGACCAAATCGGTCGTATTTTCCGGAGATCTGGGACCGGCGAATCGTCCCATGTTGCGCGACTTCGAAAGCATGTGCTGCGCGGATCTCGTGATCATGGAATCCACCTACGGCGATCACAACCACCAGCCGTATGACAAGACCGTGGCTGAGTTTGAGGCCATCGTGAAAAAGGTGGCCGAGGCCCGAGGCAAGATCCTCGTGCCGACCTTTGCGGTCGGCCGCTCCCAACAGATCATCTACCATCTCGCGGTCATGTTTCATGAGCGCAAGGTCGAGACATTTCCCATCTTCCTCGACAGCCCCATGGCGATCAAAGCCACCGAGGTTTACCGCGAACATCCCGAGTTGTTCGACGACGAGATGCAAGCCCACCGCGATGCGGGATTGTTTCCTATCAGTGGCGGTTTCTTCAAACCCACGATCACGGCCGACGAATCGAAAGCGCTCAACCATGTCGGCGGTCCGTGCGCCATTCTCGCGGGAGCCGGCATGTGCAACGCGGGTCGGATTCTGCACCACCTCAAACAGAACCTGTGGAAACCCGACACGCATGTGCTGATCGTCGGCTATCAGGGCAACGGCACGCTCGGTCGGCGGCTCGTCAACGGCGAACCTCACGTCAAAATTCACGGCGAAAAAATCGCCGTGCGCGCGCAGGTCCACACCATGGGCGGATTCAGCGCCCACGCCGACCAAGCCGATTTGTTGCGCTGGTTTGCCACGCTCGCCTCCGACCAGCCCCGACTCGTGCTGACCCACGGGGAAGACATCGCCCGGGAAACACTGCGCGGAATCGTGAACCAGAAGTTCGGCATCGAAGCCACCCTCCCCGCCCTCGGCGAGGAAATCGACCTGTAG
- a CDS encoding peptide ABC transporter substrate-binding protein yields the protein MSSPHVFRSLGSWRTVLTAAVALMFFLTACGRTERMVDTGVREGVLHLGNGAEPPDLDPHVVTGVPEFHIIDALFEGLVSINPETRQPAPGVAERWEVSADGTVYTFHFWPGLKWSDGTALTAADFVRTYERIMNPALGSEYTYLFEILEGGPAYITGESTDFSTVGVIAHDARTLEIRLRHPVPYFLSLLTYTCWRPLPIHVIERFDGLRRRGTEWTREGNLVGNGSFRLKTWSQNRVIVVERNPYYWDAATVSLNAIHFHPVESVDTEERMFRSGQLHKTNDIPSAKMPTYAEMADSPLRVDPQLGTYYYRMNVTRPPLDDARVRLAMSLAIDREAIVTHVTRRGETAAGSFSPPGMGGFVPAKTVAFDPDKARALLAEAGYPNGVGFPGAELLYNTSENHRAVAEAIQQMWRRELGIDVQLFNQEWKVYLDSMTNLDYGLARSGWVAVYDDANQFVEIMTTGNPNNRTGWGDPAYDRLHAASMAEQNPAKRAAMIQQLDAMLIEGGPIAPVYHYTRAYLLDPRVKGWWPNPLDKHPYKHVRLVDAP from the coding sequence ATGAGTTCACCGCACGTGTTTCGAAGCCTCGGGTCCTGGCGAACTGTTCTGACTGCGGCGGTGGCCCTGATGTTTTTTCTCACCGCATGTGGACGCACCGAGCGCATGGTCGATACGGGCGTGCGCGAAGGCGTGCTGCATCTGGGCAATGGCGCCGAGCCGCCGGATCTTGATCCGCACGTGGTGACGGGCGTGCCGGAGTTTCACATCATCGACGCGTTGTTCGAAGGCCTGGTGAGCATCAACCCGGAGACGCGCCAACCGGCACCGGGGGTGGCGGAGCGGTGGGAGGTTTCCGCGGACGGCACGGTCTATACGTTTCACTTTTGGCCGGGGCTGAAGTGGTCCGATGGCACGGCGCTGACGGCTGCCGATTTCGTGCGCACCTACGAGCGGATCATGAATCCGGCGTTGGGTTCTGAATACACCTACTTGTTTGAAATTCTCGAAGGCGGACCGGCCTACATTACCGGTGAGTCGACGGATTTTTCCACGGTGGGAGTGATCGCGCACGATGCGCGCACCTTGGAGATTCGCCTGCGGCATCCGGTGCCGTATTTCCTGTCGTTGCTGACCTACACCTGTTGGCGGCCGTTGCCGATTCATGTGATTGAGCGTTTCGACGGTTTGCGTCGGCGAGGCACGGAATGGACGCGCGAGGGCAATCTGGTGGGCAACGGCTCCTTCCGTCTCAAGACTTGGTCGCAGAACCGCGTCATCGTGGTCGAGCGCAACCCTTACTATTGGGATGCGGCCACGGTTTCGCTCAACGCGATCCATTTCCACCCGGTTGAGAGTGTCGACACGGAGGAGCGCATGTTTCGCAGCGGACAGTTGCACAAAACCAACGACATTCCCTCGGCCAAGATGCCGACCTATGCAGAGATGGCCGATTCGCCGCTGCGGGTGGATCCGCAGCTCGGCACGTATTACTATCGGATGAATGTCACGCGGCCGCCGCTTGATGATGCCCGGGTGCGGTTGGCGATGTCGTTGGCGATCGACCGCGAAGCCATTGTGACTCACGTGACGCGCCGCGGCGAAACGGCGGCCGGCAGTTTTTCGCCACCCGGCATGGGTGGGTTTGTGCCCGCCAAAACGGTGGCGTTTGATCCCGACAAAGCGCGCGCGTTGTTGGCCGAGGCGGGTTATCCGAACGGGGTGGGGTTTCCCGGGGCGGAGCTGCTCTACAATACCTCGGAAAATCACCGTGCGGTGGCCGAAGCGATTCAGCAGATGTGGCGGCGTGAACTCGGCATCGACGTGCAGTTGTTCAATCAGGAGTGGAAAGTCTATTTGGATTCCATGACGAATCTCGACTACGGGCTCGCGCGGTCGGGTTGGGTCGCGGTCTACGATGATGCCAACCAGTTTGTGGAGATCATGACCACGGGTAACCCGAACAACCGCACCGGCTGGGGCGACCCCGCCTACGATCGGTTACACGCGGCATCGATGGCGGAGCAGAACCCGGCCAAACGCGCTGCGATGATTCAGCAACTTGACGCGATGTTGATTGAGGGCGGTCCGATTGCGCCGGTCTATCACTACACCCGGGCGTATTTGTTGGACCCGCGCGTCAAGGGCTGGTGGCCCAATCCGTTGGACAAACATCCTTACAAACACGTGCGGTTGGTGGACGCGCCGTAG
- a CDS encoding class I SAM-dependent methyltransferase — protein sequence MRLWHTKTVWEKLAREDAMWAVLTDPAKDRNRWQVDEFFATGRATVDADMAYLSTQLPTLAKRDALDFGCGVGRLSQALAPHFDRVTGLDVAAAMIEQANQHNRHGERVTYVHNPAGHLRQFADHSFDFVYSVITLQHIPASLQRGYLREFLRVCRPGGAVFFQLVTTEPDKRWRFSWYPPTMWMRIRRYFRRAATIDPTMTMNAVPRAEASNLLEQAGGRIVDIQPYGAAGELESWSYLVTKD from the coding sequence ATGCGGCTCTGGCACACGAAGACAGTCTGGGAAAAACTCGCCCGCGAAGATGCGATGTGGGCCGTGCTGACCGATCCCGCCAAGGACCGCAACCGTTGGCAAGTGGACGAATTTTTCGCCACCGGCCGCGCCACGGTGGACGCCGACATGGCGTATCTCAGCACGCAATTGCCGACTTTGGCCAAACGCGACGCGCTCGATTTCGGCTGTGGCGTGGGTCGCCTCAGCCAAGCCCTCGCCCCCCATTTCGACCGCGTGACCGGACTCGATGTCGCCGCCGCCATGATCGAACAGGCCAACCAGCACAATCGACACGGTGAGCGCGTGACCTACGTGCATAATCCGGCCGGCCACCTGCGGCAGTTTGCCGACCACAGCTTTGATTTCGTTTACAGCGTCATCACGCTGCAGCACATCCCCGCGAGTTTGCAGCGCGGCTACCTCCGCGAATTCCTGCGCGTGTGCCGCCCGGGCGGGGCGGTATTCTTCCAACTCGTCACCACCGAACCCGACAAACGTTGGCGCTTCTCGTGGTATCCCCCGACGATGTGGATGCGCATCAGACGTTACTTCCGGCGCGCGGCTACCATCGATCCCACCATGACCATGAACGCCGTGCCTCGCGCCGAAGCCTCCAACTTATTGGAACAAGCCGGCGGTCGCATCGTGGATATCCAGCCCTACGGCGCGGCCGGCGAGCTTGAGAGTTGGTCGTATTTGGTTACCAAGGACTGA
- the can gene encoding carbonate dehydratase produces MDTLSHLFEQNRNWADAITSEDPEFFSKLSHQQNPDYLWIGCSDSRVPANEIIGLMPGEVFVHRNIANVVAHSDLNCLSVIQFAVDVLKVRHIMVVGHYGCGGVRAAVRCDRVGLADNWLRHVQDVKDKHHTCMCSLPGEGERTDRLCELNVLEQVLNVCQTTVVRDAWSRDQPLTIHGWIYSLKDGLLRNLQVSASSPEAADSAYRTAVAERSA; encoded by the coding sequence ATGGACACCCTCTCCCACCTGTTTGAACAAAACCGCAACTGGGCCGACGCCATTACGAGCGAAGACCCGGAGTTTTTCAGCAAACTCTCCCACCAGCAGAATCCCGACTACCTGTGGATCGGCTGCTCCGACAGTCGCGTGCCCGCCAATGAGATCATCGGACTGATGCCCGGAGAGGTCTTCGTGCATCGCAACATCGCCAACGTCGTCGCGCATTCCGATCTAAACTGCCTGTCGGTGATCCAATTCGCCGTCGATGTGCTCAAGGTGCGCCACATCATGGTGGTCGGTCACTACGGCTGCGGCGGCGTGCGGGCCGCGGTTCGCTGCGATCGCGTCGGGCTGGCCGACAATTGGCTGCGTCATGTGCAGGACGTAAAAGACAAACACCACACCTGCATGTGCAGCCTCCCTGGAGAAGGCGAACGCACCGACCGGCTTTGTGAACTCAACGTCTTGGAACAGGTGCTCAACGTTTGTCAGACCACGGTCGTGCGCGATGCCTGGAGCCGGGACCAACCGCTGACCATTCACGGTTGGATCTACAGCCTCAAGGATGGCCTGCTGCGCAACCTGCAGGTCAGCGCGTCCTCCCCGGAAGCGGCCGACTCAGCCTACCGCACCGCCGTCGCCGAACGCAGCGCCTGA